One part of the Eucalyptus grandis isolate ANBG69807.140 chromosome 10, ASM1654582v1, whole genome shotgun sequence genome encodes these proteins:
- the LOC104421023 gene encoding senescence associated gene 20: MRLLTGAAEPDDTFLFVPVSVTSFGPTVLAEGSDPARSIFWVHAWTVSADGIVTQVREYFNTSLTVTRFGDSPPSDPSTAEIAPLHCQSLWESSVSRAGKSVPGLVLAI, translated from the coding sequence ATGCGCCTCCTCACCGGCGCCGCCGAGCCGGACGACACCTTCCTCTTCGTCCCCGTCTCCGTCACCTCCTTCGGCCCCACCGTGCTCGCCGAGGGCTCCGACCCCGCCCGCTCCATCTTCTGGGTCCACGCCTGGACGGTCTCCGCCGATGGGATAGTCACCCAGGTGAGGGAGTACTTCAACACCTCGCTCACCGTCACCCGCTTCGGCGACTCCCCGCCGTCTGACCCCTCGACGGCCGAGATCGCGCCGCTGCACTGCCAGTCCCTGTGGGAGAGCAGCGTGAGCCGGGCCGGAAAGTCCGTGCCGGGTCTTGTTCTCGCCATATAA